A single region of the Halobacteriovorax sp. JY17 genome encodes:
- a CDS encoding DUF692 domain-containing protein produces the protein MSKNHKIGAGLRHQHFPYLIEKPQISASWFEVISENFMNTSGYPMEVLLSIREDYPISLHGVSLNIAGSDDIDRDYLKKLKSLIGTIEPFNVSDHLCWTGMKKNNLHNLLPFPYSDEALEHIVGRVQYVQEFIGRPLILENLSAYLGVKDCKYTEAEFINEIAKRSGAKILLDINNIYVNAKNQKFNPHHYFDTIDPSYIAEIHLAGFTDMGEYLFDTHSCPVFPEVWKLYEYFLTKKNDIPTLIEWDEDIPEFEVLDQEVKKAISLWENSFD, from the coding sequence ATGAGTAAGAATCATAAAATAGGTGCTGGTCTTAGACATCAGCACTTTCCTTATTTAATAGAGAAGCCTCAGATCAGCGCAAGTTGGTTTGAGGTGATCTCCGAAAACTTTATGAATACTAGTGGATATCCAATGGAAGTACTACTTTCAATAAGAGAGGACTATCCTATTAGTCTGCATGGGGTTTCCCTCAATATTGCGGGCTCTGATGATATTGATAGAGACTATTTGAAGAAGTTGAAAAGTCTAATAGGTACAATTGAACCATTTAATGTTTCAGATCATCTATGCTGGACGGGAATGAAGAAAAATAATCTTCATAACCTTCTTCCATTTCCCTATAGCGATGAAGCTCTAGAGCATATTGTAGGGAGAGTTCAATATGTTCAAGAATTTATTGGAAGGCCTCTGATTTTAGAAAACCTCTCAGCTTATCTCGGAGTGAAGGATTGCAAGTATACTGAAGCCGAGTTTATAAATGAAATTGCAAAGAGGTCTGGAGCAAAAATTCTTTTAGATATTAATAATATTTACGTAAATGCAAAGAATCAAAAATTTAATCCACACCACTACTTTGATACTATTGATCCAAGTTATATTGCTGAAATTCACTTAGCGGGATTTACCGATATGGGGGAGTACCTCTTTGATACTCACTCTTGTCCTGTCTTTCCAGAAGTGTGGAAACTCTACGAGTACTTCTTAACAAAGAAGAATGATATTCCAACCCTCATTGAATGGGATGAAGATATTCCAGAGTTTGAAGTCTTAGATCAGGAAGTGAAAAAGGCCATTTCTCTTTGGGAGAATAGTTTTGATTAA
- a CDS encoding DNA-binding domain-containing protein yields MIKLKDFQEIFIKSVQSGDNSLEGLIVPGGSLSKTEAVKVYSGDYYARLQDALGENYEAVWTVVGDDDFYSIGQEYIRKYPSELRDLTSYGEIFPDFLESLEIIDDYPFLRELALFEKEFWTIFHCERESFEVDWEKYLQDFSTLEFEFSKNLRIFKWNYRVNDIFQYRTTGFTDPDFDYDNPQSIMLYKGGANNTVKEITEENFLIIQELMNGKNLEEVIDTLDINLKEEDIQSTFSLLQQSRVFFPKKKNDEL; encoded by the coding sequence TTGATTAAGTTGAAAGATTTTCAAGAGATATTTATAAAATCGGTACAGTCTGGTGATAACTCACTCGAAGGACTTATTGTTCCTGGAGGTAGTCTAAGTAAAACGGAAGCAGTGAAGGTATATAGTGGTGATTACTATGCTAGACTTCAAGATGCTCTAGGTGAAAATTATGAAGCCGTATGGACTGTTGTTGGAGACGATGATTTCTATTCAATAGGACAGGAGTATATTAGAAAATACCCAAGTGAGCTTAGAGATCTAACAAGTTATGGAGAAATCTTTCCAGACTTTTTAGAGAGCCTAGAGATAATAGATGATTATCCCTTCCTTAGAGAGCTTGCTCTATTTGAAAAAGAATTTTGGACTATTTTTCACTGTGAGAGAGAATCCTTTGAAGTTGACTGGGAAAAATATCTACAAGATTTTTCAACACTTGAATTTGAATTCTCAAAGAACTTAAGAATTTTCAAATGGAATTATAGAGTTAATGATATCTTTCAATATAGAACAACAGGATTTACCGATCCAGATTTTGATTATGATAATCCTCAAAGTATTATGCTTTATAAAGGTGGAGCAAATAATACTGTGAAAGAAATTACAGAAGAGAATTTTCTCATCATTCAAGAGTTAATGAATGGAAAGAACCTTGAAGAAGTTATTGATACTTTAGATATTAATTTGAAGGAAGAGGATATTCAAAGTACTTTCAGTCTTTTACAGCAATCAAGAGTCTTCTTTCCTAAGAAAAAGAATGACGAATTGTAA
- a CDS encoding zinc-dependent peptidase, with translation MNYSLSFKRALLVRKMRDYRVEWDRELSSNFEFYKGLGLEHRRSLLNKISVFINEKEWTTDADESLKLRVSAKACLPIVNRKTNFYPLITEGFTSYSQEYWFSLNEVQFEKEVGKMPLREFNGEFARKSIEYFMDPIDFKKENEREFKLLNYYYRLV, from the coding sequence ATGAATTATTCACTATCTTTTAAGAGAGCGCTTCTTGTTAGAAAAATGAGAGATTATAGAGTCGAATGGGATAGAGAGCTGAGTTCTAATTTTGAGTTTTACAAAGGACTAGGTCTTGAGCATAGAAGATCTCTCTTAAATAAAATATCAGTGTTTATTAATGAGAAAGAATGGACTACAGATGCAGACGAGAGTCTGAAATTGCGAGTTAGTGCAAAGGCATGCCTACCTATTGTTAATAGGAAAACTAATTTCTACCCACTCATAACAGAAGGTTTCACTTCATACTCTCAGGAGTATTGGTTTTCATTGAACGAGGTTCAATTTGAAAAAGAGGTGGGAAAAATGCCTCTTCGTGAATTTAATGGAGAGTTTGCAAGAAAATCAATTGAATACTTTATGGATCCAATTGATTTTAAAAAAGAGAATGAAAGAGAATTTAAACTTTTAAATTACTACTATCGCTTAGTTTAA
- a CDS encoding sulfite exporter TauE/SafE family protein, whose translation MTYLIYLLLGVFAGTLSGLFGIGGGLVIVPTLLFCFKFLGFSAENAIHMAIGTSLSIIVITASNSVYSHNKRGSIDWKVVKRILIPLIIGTYAGGLVSSKLSANFLEIVFSVYVVLVSIKMFLDVKVDKAQKETSTLLYSIVGSIIGFKSAILGIGGGTISIPFLSWRGFPMKKAVGVSAALGLPISIVGTTSYIISGLKVSGLPEQSLGYIYLPAFFGVILTSSFSAHLGAKLSHKLPQDKMKKGFAIFLSIVAVKMIFFS comes from the coding sequence ATGACTTACTTAATCTATTTACTCTTAGGAGTATTTGCAGGAACTCTTTCTGGACTATTTGGAATTGGAGGAGGACTTGTTATCGTTCCAACGCTTCTCTTTTGTTTTAAATTTCTTGGGTTCTCTGCTGAGAATGCTATTCATATGGCGATTGGAACATCTCTTTCAATTATTGTTATAACCGCTTCGAATTCAGTCTACAGTCATAATAAACGTGGAAGTATTGATTGGAAGGTCGTCAAAAGAATTCTTATTCCACTTATTATTGGAACTTACGCCGGAGGACTTGTCTCTAGTAAGCTATCTGCAAACTTCTTAGAAATTGTTTTCTCTGTCTACGTTGTTCTCGTTTCAATAAAAATGTTCTTAGATGTAAAAGTTGATAAGGCCCAGAAAGAAACTTCAACACTGCTCTACTCCATAGTTGGATCAATAATTGGTTTCAAATCTGCAATTCTTGGAATTGGTGGTGGAACAATTAGTATTCCATTTCTTTCTTGGAGAGGATTCCCAATGAAGAAAGCTGTAGGAGTTTCTGCAGCACTTGGACTTCCTATTTCAATAGTAGGAACAACATCATATATTATTTCGGGGTTAAAAGTCAGCGGACTACCTGAACAAAGTTTAGGCTATATTTATCTTCCAGCGTTCTTTGGAGTTATTCTTACAAGCTCATTCTCGGCCCATCTTGGTGCGAAACTCTCACACAAGCTTCCACAAGATAAAATGAAGAAAGGATTTGCTATTTTTCTTTCGATCGTGGCAGTAAAGATGATCTTCTTCAGTTAA
- a CDS encoding SAM-dependent methyltransferase yields the protein MHYILAKNIDWLEPLVEEIQNSFEVKPDRVTGLPLLKASNTLDLRDKYIAFSTCALINTTSFLEDSISKQAMSIVESILSKVSEDETINLHVFSMTHKYGVLETGRAEILKDKIHKNLRKNKIRIIRKGFERSLSFAQVMLLDDRSAILSIQDTEEVSHYNSLYSPYVGGFNNVEDDKKAPSRAFKKIVEAQEILGKNISNGETLIDLGACPGGWTYIARKNGAKVIAIDRSELREDLMQDEQVQFLQTDAFKYRPEEILDWAVSDIISTPDRVIELMTTWVLGKLCRNFIFTIKFQGKEGYTVLEEFKKLANECDFKIILKQLNANKNEVTIMGSERE from the coding sequence TTGCATTATATATTAGCGAAGAATATAGATTGGTTAGAGCCACTTGTTGAAGAAATTCAAAATAGTTTTGAAGTAAAACCTGACAGAGTCACTGGACTTCCTTTATTAAAAGCTTCCAATACATTAGATCTGAGAGACAAGTATATAGCCTTCTCTACTTGTGCTTTAATTAACACAACATCATTTCTAGAAGACTCAATTTCAAAGCAGGCCATGTCAATTGTTGAATCTATCTTAAGTAAAGTAAGTGAAGACGAAACAATTAACCTTCACGTCTTTAGTATGACTCATAAGTATGGAGTGCTCGAAACAGGAAGAGCTGAAATTTTAAAAGATAAGATACATAAGAATTTAAGAAAGAATAAAATTAGAATTATCAGAAAGGGTTTCGAAAGATCACTCTCCTTTGCTCAAGTGATGCTCCTAGATGATCGCTCCGCAATCCTCTCGATTCAAGATACAGAAGAAGTCAGTCACTATAATAGCCTCTACTCTCCTTACGTTGGAGGGTTTAATAACGTTGAGGACGATAAGAAGGCTCCTTCACGAGCTTTTAAGAAAATTGTAGAGGCCCAAGAAATTCTTGGAAAAAATATCTCTAATGGAGAGACCTTAATTGATCTCGGAGCATGTCCAGGAGGCTGGACCTATATTGCAAGAAAGAATGGCGCTAAAGTTATAGCAATTGATAGATCAGAACTACGCGAAGACCTTATGCAAGACGAGCAAGTGCAATTTCTTCAAACAGATGCTTTCAAGTATAGGCCAGAAGAAATTTTAGACTGGGCAGTATCTGATATCATCTCAACTCCAGACCGAGTCATTGAACTCATGACCACTTGGGTTCTAGGAAAGCTCTGCCGAAACTTTATTTTCACAATTAAATTCCAAGGAAAAGAGGGATACACCGTCTTAGAAGAATTTAAGAAATTAGCAAATGAGTGTGATTTCAAAATTATACTAAAGCAATTAAATGCGAATAAGAATGAGGTCACAATAATGGGGAGCGAGAGAGAATGA
- a CDS encoding cytochrome c peroxidase, with protein MLLKLILVQISILISMEAWASLDSNLSTYIKSFQMKAISKPNNLNEVKYLLGEKLFFEKEISGNRNISCSTCHDSKFGTGDGLPLSIGEGGVGVAHKRFATSSMQVIPRNSPPLYNLGHKDMISLFWDGRVQYRQGWDEYTTPSEVLNGDYPERWDITEALGSALAAQALFPILSHEEMRGQKGSNEIANAQSDEEAWNLIMGRLLKIKEYSELFKKAFPNVEEVNIGHFGNALAHFQEHRFAVYDTPWDNYLRGNNSALSAKEKRGALVFFEGGLCIRCHNGDLLGGFAFAGVASPQTGPGKDIKHNDEGRFLITNNEMDKYQFRIPPLRNIALTAPYFHSGAYKTLSDVIEHYRSGIKGIDNYSSDWLDEFLDKNYPERLFIETNRYMIFKKKEAAHPLISGQIIRMTDSDKSDLLHFLEFSLTGSVRD; from the coding sequence ATGCTTTTAAAATTAATTCTAGTTCAGATATCTATTCTTATTTCTATGGAAGCTTGGGCAAGTCTTGACTCTAATCTAAGTACCTATATCAAAAGCTTTCAAATGAAAGCAATTTCGAAACCGAATAATTTAAATGAAGTTAAGTATCTCCTAGGCGAGAAGCTCTTCTTTGAAAAAGAGATTTCGGGAAATAGAAATATTAGCTGTTCAACTTGTCACGACTCTAAGTTTGGAACTGGAGATGGTCTGCCTCTTTCTATTGGTGAAGGAGGAGTGGGAGTTGCTCATAAGAGATTCGCAACAAGTTCTATGCAGGTTATTCCGAGAAATTCCCCCCCTCTTTATAATTTAGGTCACAAAGATATGATCTCACTTTTTTGGGATGGAAGAGTTCAGTACCGACAAGGATGGGATGAGTATACAACACCTTCTGAAGTTTTAAATGGTGACTACCCTGAAAGATGGGATATCACAGAGGCCCTAGGAAGTGCTCTCGCAGCGCAGGCCCTTTTTCCAATTCTCTCCCATGAAGAAATGAGGGGACAAAAGGGAAGTAATGAGATTGCCAATGCTCAGTCTGATGAAGAAGCATGGAATCTTATCATGGGAAGACTTTTAAAAATTAAAGAATATTCTGAACTCTTCAAAAAGGCCTTTCCTAATGTTGAAGAAGTAAATATAGGGCATTTTGGAAATGCTCTTGCTCACTTTCAAGAGCATCGGTTTGCTGTCTACGATACTCCTTGGGATAATTACCTACGAGGAAATAATTCAGCATTAAGTGCAAAGGAGAAGAGAGGGGCCTTAGTATTCTTTGAAGGTGGGCTTTGCATTCGTTGCCATAATGGAGATCTTCTTGGAGGTTTTGCATTTGCAGGAGTTGCTTCTCCTCAAACTGGACCAGGGAAAGATATTAAACACAATGATGAGGGACGTTTTCTCATTACAAATAATGAAATGGACAAGTATCAATTTAGAATACCTCCTCTTCGAAATATTGCTCTAACGGCTCCTTATTTTCATTCGGGAGCTTATAAAACATTAAGTGATGTTATTGAACACTATAGAAGTGGTATTAAGGGAATAGATAATTACTCAAGTGATTGGTTAGATGAGTTTCTAGATAAGAATTATCCTGAAAGATTATTTATCGAAACAAATCGCTATATGATTTTTAAAAAGAAAGAAGCTGCTCACCCTCTAATTTCAGGGCAGATTATTCGCATGACTGATTCAGACAAGAGCGATCTATTGCACTTTTTAGAATTCTCCCTAACAGGTTCTGTTAGGGACTAA
- a CDS encoding DUF445 domain-containing protein, with translation MNKSLLTNLLSLLLIGLGFISPVYSDVIKTMGLYSFSGAITNWLAIHMLFEKVPGLYGSGIITERFQEFKVAIRSMIMNQFFTKENFEKFMSSNSGSLIKIEEETIMQTIDFDKIFNKLKEAILESPFGGMLGMFGGPAALEPLKPQFELKFREIISDIIKDDQFISNLTRSGEGSSSISDNIEAMVDGRLNELTPQMVKEIIQTMIKEHLGWLVVWGGVFGALIGLISTLIP, from the coding sequence ATGAATAAGAGTTTACTGACAAATCTATTATCACTATTACTAATTGGACTAGGGTTTATATCTCCGGTTTATTCTGATGTTATCAAAACAATGGGACTCTATTCTTTCTCTGGCGCCATTACAAATTGGCTCGCAATACATATGTTATTTGAGAAGGTTCCTGGGCTCTACGGTTCTGGGATTATTACAGAGAGATTTCAAGAATTCAAAGTTGCAATTAGATCAATGATAATGAATCAATTCTTTACCAAAGAAAATTTTGAAAAGTTTATGAGTTCTAATTCAGGGAGCTTAATTAAAATTGAAGAAGAAACCATTATGCAGACAATTGATTTCGATAAGATTTTTAATAAATTAAAGGAAGCTATTTTAGAATCACCTTTTGGTGGAATGCTTGGAATGTTTGGTGGGCCTGCTGCACTAGAGCCATTAAAGCCTCAATTTGAATTGAAGTTTAGAGAAATTATTTCGGATATAATTAAAGACGATCAATTCATTTCAAACCTTACTCGCAGTGGAGAGGGAAGTTCATCGATCTCCGATAATATTGAAGCTATGGTAGATGGACGCTTAAATGAGCTTACACCACAAATGGTAAAAGAGATTATTCAGACTATGATTAAAGAGCACCTTGGTTGGCTCGTTGTGTGGGGTGGTGTCTTTGGAGCATTGATTGGACTTATCTCAACACTAATTCCTTAA
- a CDS encoding DUF5522 domain-containing protein: MAELAYTNEDGDSVKTSQFLKNRGSCCKTACLHCPYNFTLTRHGLEFKELEISSLLTAQAIIDENSPKEENTVSASLLASAFGGAKKKDIISKYQLGNYRFVQLKGFTCGVVKVGSLGVSALYLKEHFKDQGLDLDIVASYYNV; the protein is encoded by the coding sequence ATGGCAGAATTAGCTTACACAAATGAAGATGGAGACTCAGTAAAAACGAGCCAATTCTTAAAAAATAGAGGATCTTGCTGTAAGACCGCCTGTCTACACTGTCCCTATAATTTCACCCTAACGAGACATGGCCTAGAGTTCAAAGAGCTAGAGATTAGCTCCTTGCTAACGGCGCAAGCTATTATTGATGAGAATTCTCCCAAAGAAGAAAATACCGTAAGTGCCTCTCTCCTCGCCTCTGCCTTTGGAGGTGCTAAGAAGAAAGATATCATTTCAAAATATCAGTTAGGAAACTACAGATTTGTTCAGCTAAAAGGCTTCACTTGCGGTGTGGTTAAAGTTGGAAGTCTAGGAGTAAGTGCTCTCTACTTAAAAGAGCACTTTAAAGATCAAGGCCTCGATCTTGATATAGTGGCCAGCTACTATAACGTTTAA
- a CDS encoding radical SAM protein encodes MLKRIYIEISNICNVQCSFCPVVERDKEIMSLLEFEKIVSEAAPLAEEICLHLMGEPLAHPNFEEILKITDKYKTKIQLTTNGLLLKRYEELLLSSNVIRQVNFSLQAFKDNFPHKKLDDYLLPILKFVQKAAALRPEMYINFRMWNQDSSDEDNSDIFEYVEKFFQISINRNIEVGAIKSKRVWNKLYLHFDSRFEWPSLDGEIQGEQGRCNGVLSHIGIHANGVVVPCCLDKEAIINLGNCKEEELSKILVNERTEAMRKGFQNGRLVEELCQKCTYINRFKK; translated from the coding sequence ATGTTAAAGAGAATTTATATAGAAATTTCTAATATCTGCAATGTTCAGTGTTCTTTCTGTCCAGTTGTAGAGCGCGATAAAGAAATAATGTCTCTTTTAGAATTTGAAAAAATAGTGTCAGAAGCTGCGCCACTGGCAGAAGAGATTTGTTTGCATCTTATGGGAGAGCCTCTGGCCCATCCTAATTTCGAAGAGATTTTAAAAATTACAGATAAGTATAAAACAAAGATCCAGCTCACAACTAATGGGCTCTTGTTAAAGAGATATGAAGAGCTCTTATTAAGTTCTAATGTTATTAGACAAGTGAACTTCTCTCTTCAGGCGTTTAAAGACAATTTTCCCCATAAGAAACTAGATGATTACTTACTTCCAATTTTAAAATTTGTTCAAAAAGCAGCGGCACTTAGACCAGAGATGTACATTAATTTTAGAATGTGGAATCAGGACTCAAGTGACGAAGACAATAGCGATATATTTGAATACGTAGAGAAGTTTTTTCAAATTTCAATTAATAGAAATATTGAAGTAGGTGCAATTAAGTCTAAGCGTGTTTGGAATAAACTCTATCTTCACTTTGATTCTCGATTTGAATGGCCGTCTTTGGATGGAGAGATTCAAGGAGAACAAGGACGTTGTAATGGAGTTCTTAGTCATATCGGAATTCATGCCAATGGAGTCGTTGTTCCATGCTGTCTGGATAAAGAAGCGATAATCAATTTAGGGAATTGTAAGGAAGAAGAGCTCTCAAAAATATTGGTTAATGAGAGAACTGAAGCGATGAGAAAAGGATTCCAGAATGGAAGACTGGTTGAAGAGCTCTGCCAGAAGTGTACTTACATTAACAGATTCAAGAAATGA
- a CDS encoding methyltransferase, translating to MTIELQSKLKKLATFLKQYEFLHRKEFIRKYPTSYPEEITPWIDELMNWSFKDIARLESFPHEDLVEDVNFKIFLKSIRSLSKVDTFSGKKTSMPQVLKKKLRPKKIHEIEKLKSVCDKVKDIESIIDIGGGVGNLSCSLIIDSEKKALCVDMDEKLLDLGRGKREFWPLESKESLRFIHKKFDEKTSLDVNFSKDKALLIGLHSCGDLSTNVLKFGLRNNIRNIINIGCCYHKIINFQNVSKYCQANGIHFTNNALHLASRCGAIVEEETIQKRHHQKRFRYTLHYILHSHGEKKFSSIGNAIPRDYQGSFYDYCRKFDHEEILKDLGRDEVEDFFSKSYEKVWRHYLADTIRLLLGRLIEVYVILDRAQYLLENGLSIQIEEIFDRSLSPRNIMLRAAPL from the coding sequence ATGACTATAGAGCTTCAATCAAAATTAAAAAAATTAGCAACCTTTTTAAAGCAGTATGAATTCTTGCATCGTAAAGAGTTTATACGAAAGTATCCGACCTCATATCCTGAAGAGATAACTCCATGGATCGATGAATTAATGAACTGGTCCTTTAAAGATATTGCAAGACTTGAGTCGTTTCCTCATGAAGATCTCGTTGAGGATGTGAATTTTAAAATCTTTCTAAAGAGTATTAGATCTTTATCAAAAGTAGATACATTCTCTGGGAAGAAGACCTCTATGCCTCAAGTTCTAAAAAAGAAATTACGCCCTAAGAAGATTCATGAGATAGAAAAACTTAAAAGTGTTTGCGATAAGGTTAAGGATATTGAGTCTATTATAGATATCGGTGGAGGAGTTGGAAACTTAAGTTGCTCACTTATCATTGATAGTGAGAAGAAAGCACTATGTGTTGATATGGATGAAAAGCTACTTGACTTAGGGAGAGGTAAGCGAGAATTCTGGCCTTTAGAGTCTAAAGAATCTTTAAGATTTATACACAAGAAGTTTGATGAGAAAACTTCTTTAGATGTTAACTTCTCTAAGGATAAAGCTCTGCTTATTGGATTACATAGTTGCGGCGACTTATCAACTAACGTCTTAAAATTTGGTTTAAGAAATAACATTAGAAATATCATTAATATTGGCTGTTGTTATCATAAGATTATTAATTTTCAAAACGTATCAAAGTATTGCCAAGCAAATGGGATTCACTTTACAAACAATGCGCTTCATCTCGCATCACGTTGTGGAGCAATTGTAGAAGAAGAAACTATCCAGAAAAGGCACCATCAGAAAAGATTTCGCTATACTCTTCACTACATTTTACACTCTCACGGAGAGAAGAAATTTTCTAGTATTGGTAACGCTATACCCAGAGACTACCAAGGGTCATTCTATGACTATTGTCGTAAATTTGATCACGAAGAGATTTTAAAAGACCTCGGTAGAGATGAAGTAGAGGACTTTTTCTCCAAGTCTTATGAAAAGGTTTGGAGGCACTATCTAGCTGATACAATACGCCTTCTTCTAGGTCGCTTAATTGAGGTCTACGTAATTTTAGATAGGGCCCAGTACCTCTTAGAGAATGGTCTAAGTATTCAGATCGAAGAGATCTTTGATCGTTCATTAAGTCCACGTAATATTATGCTAAGAGCAGCTCCTTTATAA
- a CDS encoding sulfite exporter TauE/SafE family protein encodes MTYTLALLSGLMLGTLGGGGSILIVPILIYLAKIEPKLAIALSLAIVFFASSTAVLANLKSKTINFKIALFFIPFSLTGTLLGAYLSKYLSSTIQLLIFAAIMLAVAITMLKKSKETTSAHFSILSFGIKASFVGLLTGVIGVGGGFLIVPTLNLIAKQSIKVSISTSLLIIALNSLGGFLQYVNVLNIPWEFLIPFTLLTSLGSLVGSILSNKSKPESLKKYFSYFLFLMSFFIIIKELLLA; translated from the coding sequence ATGACGTATACCTTAGCACTACTTTCTGGACTAATGCTTGGAACTCTCGGCGGCGGTGGCTCCATTTTAATAGTTCCTATTCTTATTTATCTAGCCAAAATAGAACCAAAGCTAGCAATTGCCTTAAGTTTAGCAATAGTATTTTTTGCAAGTAGTACTGCTGTTCTAGCAAATCTAAAATCAAAGACTATAAATTTTAAAATTGCTTTATTCTTTATCCCTTTCTCACTTACAGGAACACTCTTGGGTGCATATCTTTCGAAATACTTAAGTTCGACAATACAGCTCTTAATTTTTGCAGCAATTATGCTTGCGGTAGCGATAACTATGCTAAAAAAATCCAAAGAGACCACAAGTGCTCATTTTTCAATATTATCATTCGGAATAAAAGCAAGCTTTGTAGGTCTATTAACAGGAGTCATAGGTGTCGGAGGAGGATTCTTAATTGTTCCTACGCTCAATCTTATTGCTAAACAAAGTATCAAGGTATCAATATCAACATCGTTACTCATAATTGCTTTAAACTCGCTTGGAGGATTCTTACAATATGTAAACGTATTAAATATTCCATGGGAATTTCTAATTCCTTTTACTCTTCTAACGTCGCTTGGATCTCTAGTAGGAAGCATTCTTTCTAACAAATCTAAACCAGAAAGTCTAAAGAAGTACTTCTCTTACTTTTTATTTCTAATGAGTTTCTTTATTATTATAAAGGAGCTGCTCTTAGCATAA
- a CDS encoding Crp/Fnr family transcriptional regulator: MLYKEIQSLSKNSVIKTFKKGNLIYSQDEVPENIYIIKTGLVGLFHNSENGKEVFLRVFSEGSLFGHRSYFAKSPYHANTIALSNSEVMIIPHEECSRICELRPDLLMQVVQGLASDLGHAELRLAGLQDKSVARRVCEALVFLKLKYPEQVWKRKEIADFSVTTFESVARVMTQLSEAGIIIKDGRDFIINDVEKLLSFNT; this comes from the coding sequence ATGCTTTACAAGGAAATTCAATCACTTTCAAAGAACTCAGTCATCAAGACATTCAAAAAAGGCAATTTAATCTACTCCCAAGATGAAGTTCCTGAAAATATTTATATTATTAAGACTGGTCTTGTAGGACTATTCCATAATTCAGAAAATGGCAAAGAAGTCTTCTTAAGAGTTTTTAGTGAAGGCTCTTTATTTGGACATCGGTCGTATTTTGCCAAATCCCCCTACCATGCAAATACAATAGCACTAAGTAATTCAGAGGTAATGATTATCCCTCATGAGGAATGTAGTAGGATCTGTGAGCTCAGGCCAGATCTTTTGATGCAAGTAGTTCAAGGACTTGCTAGTGACTTAGGACATGCAGAATTAAGATTAGCAGGGCTTCAAGACAAGAGCGTAGCAAGAAGAGTTTGTGAGGCGCTTGTATTCTTAAAATTGAAGTATCCAGAGCAAGTGTGGAAAAGAAAAGAAATTGCCGACTTTTCTGTAACAACCTTTGAGTCTGTTGCGAGAGTAATGACACAACTATCCGAAGCTGGAATCATCATAAAAGACGGCAGAGACTTTATAATTAATGACGTGGAAAAATTATTAAGCTTTAATACTTGA
- a CDS encoding MBL fold metallo-hydrolase has translation MTVQIQEFYDELTATFTYIVFNETSYKGVVIDPVLDYEQDTENISYESIEKVLDFINSKGLKISYILDTHIHADHITGASVLKESLPGSITAIGAGALEVREHFSSKFPTYNESPYDKYLNDEDILELEGLSIKVLATPGHTPSCVSYLIGDSLFTGDLLFLPDSGTGRCDFPNGSSLAMYNSIKDKVYSLPKEIKIYVGHDYAAGGREVKFKSSVEEQMLNNIQITHRTALDEFVTKRDKRDKDLNEPKLLNQSLQVNINGGDVSPLLNGNRINLKKENTL, from the coding sequence ATGACTGTTCAAATTCAAGAGTTTTATGACGAGCTAACAGCTACTTTCACTTATATAGTATTTAATGAAACTAGCTATAAAGGTGTTGTGATTGATCCTGTTCTAGACTACGAGCAAGATACTGAAAATATTAGTTATGAATCAATTGAAAAGGTTTTGGATTTTATAAATTCAAAGGGGTTAAAGATTTCTTATATTCTTGATACTCATATACACGCAGATCACATCACTGGTGCAAGTGTGCTTAAAGAATCCTTGCCTGGAAGTATTACTGCTATAGGTGCTGGAGCTCTTGAAGTAAGAGAGCATTTTTCAAGTAAGTTTCCAACTTATAATGAAAGTCCATATGATAAATACTTAAATGATGAAGATATTCTAGAACTTGAAGGCTTGAGTATCAAAGTTTTAGCGACACCTGGACATACTCCATCGTGTGTATCATATCTGATTGGTGATAGTTTATTTACCGGTGATTTATTGTTTCTTCCTGATTCAGGGACAGGACGTTGCGACTTTCCAAATGGAAGTTCATTAGCAATGTACAACTCTATTAAAGATAAAGTTTATAGCCTTCCAAAAGAAATTAAGATTTATGTAGGGCATGATTATGCGGCAGGTGGACGTGAAGTTAAGTTCAAGAGTAGTGTAGAGGAGCAAATGTTGAATAATATTCAAATAACTCATAGAACTGCGCTTGATGAGTTTGTTACTAAGCGTGATAAGAGAGATAAAGATCTAAATGAACCAAAACTTTTAAATCAGAGTTTACAAGTAAATATTAATGGAGGGGATGTGAGTCCTTTATTGAATGGAAATAGAATTAATCTAAAAAAGGAAAATACGTTATGA